A genome region from Chryseobacterium sp. G0186 includes the following:
- a CDS encoding stage 0 sporulation family protein — MSCGCKTSGDSAHSCGPKKTATGCESVNTCGNSYKLSVFDWLSNINNPAPNRCDFVEVRFKNDRKSFYKNVNNIPLHIGSVVTVESSPGHDVGVVSLTGELVKIQMKKKKFSDELALKIYRQANQKDLEVWQEARKKEDGVKLEARKIAQRLGLEMKVTDVEYQGDSSKITFYYTAETRVDFRQLIKEYAGSFRTKIDMKQIGFRQEAAKVGGIGSCGRELCCSTWLTDFRSVNTNVARYQQLSINPQKLAGQCGKLKCCLNYELDSYLDALSNFPSSSTILDTEKGRAFCIKIDVFKKKMWFAYVDHSMAWYDFDIDLVKKLISKNKRGEKTLPLEDLKEPETSIQSIDLIQENSVDRFEKKNRNNRNKNNQNNQNRQNNNNQGQGQGPKKNRPERQDRPERNENPTSNSGNQPRQQRPQQHKAPEEKVKADANPNAEQKPQSNPNKKKFKKKYPPKKDNNA; from the coding sequence ATGAGTTGTGGATGCAAAACATCCGGCGATTCTGCACATTCTTGCGGCCCTAAAAAAACCGCAACTGGTTGTGAAAGTGTAAATACCTGCGGGAATAGTTATAAATTAAGTGTTTTTGACTGGCTTTCTAACATCAATAATCCGGCACCAAACAGGTGTGATTTTGTAGAAGTTAGATTTAAAAATGACAGGAAATCGTTTTATAAAAATGTAAATAATATTCCTTTACATATAGGTAGTGTAGTTACAGTAGAATCTAGTCCGGGACACGATGTAGGCGTAGTAAGCCTTACGGGAGAATTAGTAAAGATTCAGATGAAGAAAAAGAAATTTTCAGATGAATTGGCACTTAAAATATACAGACAGGCCAACCAAAAGGATCTTGAGGTATGGCAGGAAGCTAGAAAAAAAGAAGACGGCGTAAAGCTTGAGGCAAGAAAAATTGCCCAAAGATTAGGCCTAGAAATGAAAGTTACTGATGTAGAATATCAGGGAGATTCTTCAAAAATCACCTTTTATTATACTGCAGAAACACGTGTAGACTTCAGACAATTGATCAAAGAATATGCAGGCTCTTTCCGAACCAAGATTGACATGAAACAGATCGGGTTCAGACAGGAAGCTGCAAAGGTAGGTGGAATTGGTTCTTGTGGAAGAGAACTTTGCTGTTCAACATGGCTTACAGACTTTAGATCTGTAAATACCAACGTAGCAAGATACCAACAGTTAAGCATCAATCCTCAAAAGCTTGCAGGACAATGCGGTAAACTTAAATGTTGTCTAAACTATGAGCTTGACAGTTATTTGGATGCATTAAGCAACTTCCCATCTTCTTCAACAATATTGGACACTGAAAAAGGAAGAGCATTCTGTATTAAAATAGATGTTTTCAAAAAGAAAATGTGGTTTGCCTATGTGGACCATTCTATGGCATGGTATGATTTTGATATTGATCTTGTTAAAAAACTGATTTCAAAAAATAAAAGAGGTGAAAAAACACTTCCTCTAGAAGATTTGAAAGAGCCTGAAACTTCAATCCAAAGCATTGACCTGATTCAGGAAAACAGTGTAGATCGTTTTGAAAAGAAAAACAGAAACAACAGAAACAAGAACAATCAGAATAACCAAAACAGGCAAAATAACAACAATCAAGGACAGGGGCAAGGGCCAAAGAAAAACAGACCTGAGAGACAAGACAGGCCTGAAAGAAACGAAAACCCTACTTCAAATTCCGGAAATCAGCCCAGACAACAGAGACCACAGCAGCACAAAGCTCCTGAGGAAAAGGTAAAAGCTGATGCCAATCCTAATGCTGAGCAAAAACCGCAAAGCAACCCGAACAAGAAAAAATTTAAAAAGAAGTATCCTCCAAAAAAAGATAATAATGCGTAA